In Streptomyces sp. NBC_00878, a single window of DNA contains:
- a CDS encoding LamG-like jellyroll fold domain-containing protein, whose translation MCAPWVCRVPQREHPVTSCWGIRGIRGRHGVGLSMWKSGSGRAFVTALSVAVVGGVLPVAGFGTAAHADASSTQRNVATGSVPQAARSAAAQAAEAGEPVEVLYERTEYSQVFAQPDGSFKLSQSTTPQRVKGSDGSWQPVDVTLQKRADGRIAPKSAVVDLSFAGKGPGSDMIRIGDRKGHVLSLGWDRVLTEPLLDGDTATYREVLPGVDLLLTATPESYREVLVVKTPQAATSPALDKVVLGVDGEGLEVRPSADGGLVAANEDGVEVFTGPPGLMWDSAGEAAEGSGSRTLMGGSAAAAEGEEGDPAVGPGNGAASAVMPVQVEGDSIAIVPDAGMLEGPGTVYPVYIDPAVGLGHTYRTVLSSDGDSFWKFDGAGYGIGRCGSNSQGACTTGAWYTNRMYFQFNSASALRGKYVIDSTFRAYETWSFDCNPAWVDLERTDGISSGSKWPGPGGPKSDNSWDQLGDKYVAAGRGTACAPEQPNAWIEFNDNPDEPDENLNSTVRNFADGRIDNLTLMLKAKDESDVTAWKRFDDNAELEVEFAYQPGVPTRYGIWPGNMGGDPDDVQCSTSSSNPVIVTRAEPNVQASVQTKVEHGEGKSEGQLQAEWVMERRQADGTWVSSWSDYKPDDGWSPDGTVETAKVSPRTDKTTYRVKARTQSHWAYDTKSGDLFSSYTPWCYFKVDADRPQAPVVSAVQGGIYALCVTEDCPAQGGPGTRGKLHFAQNSADTDVVKYEWRLPGMAKTEFITGAGVDEEITPLVAGRQTLQVRGWDVGGSGEWAYVKIKVAAAQGVLGRWHFDDFPAGSGEKLAKDSAVEGAVRHNATMYTDGTGFSSLARRGDADQSLWLDSTDPAKQQGYAATSTPVLNTSDSFTVSTWAYLTDTSVNRVVLAQPGSAANAFTLYYSTALKAWVFNRTDQDKTSPVYIRSVADQQNPQLKVWTHLAGVFKTEGDDGIPDTDPTNDTIQLFVNGRPQGQPVNLAGAASTYQPWSASGGLQWARSVKAGAGQEFFRGRLDETAVWQRSLTEAEIRLEGTLQENEAAATELMAEWDASTSTGTALAEKSGYPFPGMTLAGNAKLGENPQLLTLDGANSYATTTGPAVDETGSFTVSALTRADSAKLIGKADGYTMSVAKQKIGNEASWALKLVKLADDIDGDGKPECLWRFERTKVDATGKKTATTQVSATAVAILDELVHVTGVYNAAEAFDDGDATRFGTLHLFVGADEQADEATEPNFADPQQGTGELAIGRGHSNGTPGEYLPGAVEDLRIWTGAMESRQIAERVLGEATPTG comes from the coding sequence ATGTGCGCACCATGGGTATGTAGGGTGCCTCAACGTGAACATCCCGTGACTTCCTGTTGGGGAATTCGTGGGATTCGGGGGAGGCACGGGGTGGGCTTGTCCATGTGGAAGAGCGGCAGCGGCAGAGCGTTTGTGACAGCGCTTTCGGTAGCGGTCGTCGGGGGTGTGCTGCCGGTGGCCGGGTTTGGCACTGCGGCTCATGCGGATGCGTCGTCGACGCAAAGAAATGTCGCGACGGGAAGTGTTCCGCAGGCGGCCCGATCCGCGGCGGCGCAGGCGGCCGAGGCCGGGGAGCCCGTGGAGGTGCTCTACGAGCGCACCGAGTACTCGCAGGTGTTCGCCCAGCCGGACGGCAGTTTCAAACTGAGCCAGTCGACCACTCCGCAGCGGGTCAAGGGTTCCGACGGATCTTGGCAGCCGGTCGACGTCACGCTGCAGAAGCGCGCGGACGGGCGCATCGCGCCGAAGAGCGCCGTAGTGGACCTGTCCTTCGCCGGCAAGGGCCCGGGTTCGGACATGATCCGCATCGGGGACCGTAAGGGGCATGTGCTCAGCCTGGGCTGGGACCGCGTACTTACGGAACCGCTCCTGGACGGGGACACCGCCACGTACCGCGAGGTGCTTCCTGGGGTCGACCTTCTGCTGACGGCGACGCCGGAGTCGTATCGCGAGGTGCTGGTGGTCAAGACACCGCAGGCGGCTACGAGTCCGGCGCTGGACAAGGTGGTCCTCGGCGTCGACGGTGAGGGGCTGGAAGTCCGGCCCAGCGCCGACGGCGGCCTGGTGGCGGCGAACGAGGACGGGGTGGAGGTCTTCACCGGGCCACCTGGGTTGATGTGGGACTCCGCCGGTGAGGCCGCCGAAGGTTCTGGTTCTCGGACCCTGATGGGCGGCAGTGCTGCCGCAGCCGAGGGCGAGGAGGGCGACCCGGCTGTCGGCCCCGGTAACGGTGCCGCTTCCGCAGTGATGCCTGTGCAGGTCGAGGGCGACAGCATCGCCATCGTGCCGGATGCCGGGATGCTGGAGGGGCCCGGCACTGTCTACCCGGTCTACATCGATCCGGCGGTCGGACTCGGGCACACGTACCGCACGGTTCTGTCTTCCGACGGCGACAGTTTCTGGAAGTTCGACGGAGCCGGATACGGCATCGGCCGGTGCGGCTCCAACTCCCAGGGCGCGTGTACCACCGGTGCCTGGTACACGAACCGGATGTACTTCCAGTTCAACTCCGCGAGTGCGCTGCGTGGCAAGTACGTGATCGACTCGACGTTCCGGGCGTACGAGACGTGGTCGTTCGACTGCAACCCGGCCTGGGTGGACCTGGAGCGCACCGACGGAATCTCCTCGGGCAGCAAGTGGCCGGGCCCGGGCGGACCCAAGTCGGACAACAGCTGGGACCAGCTGGGAGACAAGTACGTAGCGGCGGGACGCGGCACCGCGTGTGCGCCGGAGCAGCCGAACGCGTGGATCGAGTTCAACGACAATCCGGACGAGCCGGATGAGAACCTCAACTCCACGGTGCGGAACTTTGCCGACGGCAGGATCGACAACCTGACGCTCATGCTGAAAGCGAAGGACGAGTCGGACGTCACCGCCTGGAAGCGCTTCGACGACAACGCCGAACTCGAGGTGGAGTTCGCCTACCAACCCGGGGTGCCGACCCGGTATGGGATATGGCCGGGCAACATGGGCGGCGACCCGGACGACGTGCAGTGCTCCACCTCTTCCTCCAACCCGGTCATCGTCACCCGGGCTGAGCCGAATGTGCAGGCGTCCGTGCAGACCAAGGTCGAGCACGGCGAGGGAAAGTCAGAAGGCCAGCTCCAGGCCGAGTGGGTGATGGAGCGTCGACAGGCCGACGGCACCTGGGTGAGCAGTTGGAGCGACTACAAACCCGACGACGGCTGGTCCCCTGACGGCACCGTGGAGACAGCGAAGGTCTCCCCGCGCACGGACAAGACGACATACCGGGTCAAGGCCCGGACCCAGTCGCATTGGGCCTACGACACCAAGTCCGGAGACCTGTTCTCGTCCTACACCCCGTGGTGCTACTTCAAGGTCGATGCCGATCGGCCACAAGCCCCCGTCGTGAGCGCCGTGCAGGGCGGCATCTACGCGCTCTGCGTCACGGAGGACTGCCCTGCCCAGGGCGGCCCCGGCACCCGGGGCAAGCTGCACTTCGCTCAGAACTCCGCGGACACCGATGTCGTGAAGTACGAGTGGCGGCTGCCGGGAATGGCCAAGACCGAGTTCATCACCGGTGCCGGTGTGGACGAGGAGATCACGCCTTTGGTGGCGGGCCGCCAGACCCTGCAGGTCCGCGGCTGGGACGTCGGCGGCTCCGGTGAGTGGGCCTACGTCAAGATCAAGGTCGCAGCCGCGCAAGGCGTGCTCGGCCGCTGGCACTTCGACGACTTCCCGGCGGGCTCAGGCGAAAAACTGGCCAAGGACAGCGCGGTCGAAGGCGCTGTCCGCCACAACGCGACGATGTACACCGACGGCACAGGCTTCTCCTCGCTCGCACGTCGCGGAGACGCGGACCAGTCGCTGTGGCTGGACAGTACCGACCCGGCCAAACAGCAGGGATATGCGGCCACTTCGACACCTGTTCTCAACACCAGTGACTCCTTCACCGTGTCGACCTGGGCGTATCTGACCGACACCTCCGTCAACAGGGTGGTGCTGGCTCAGCCCGGCAGCGCGGCGAACGCCTTCACGCTGTACTACTCGACCGCCCTCAAGGCATGGGTGTTCAACCGCACCGACCAGGACAAGACGAGCCCGGTCTACATCCGCTCCGTCGCCGACCAGCAGAATCCTCAGCTGAAGGTGTGGACGCACTTGGCGGGCGTCTTCAAGACCGAGGGCGATGACGGTATCCCGGACACCGATCCGACGAACGACACGATCCAGTTGTTCGTCAATGGCCGGCCCCAGGGGCAGCCGGTGAACTTGGCCGGCGCGGCCTCCACTTACCAACCCTGGTCGGCCTCCGGCGGTCTGCAGTGGGCGCGTTCGGTCAAGGCGGGTGCGGGTCAGGAATTCTTCCGAGGCCGCCTGGATGAGACGGCGGTGTGGCAACGTTCCCTGACCGAGGCGGAGATACGCCTGGAAGGCACGCTCCAGGAGAACGAGGCCGCCGCGACGGAACTGATGGCGGAATGGGACGCCTCCACCTCGACGGGCACCGCACTGGCGGAGAAATCGGGCTACCCCTTCCCGGGAATGACACTTGCCGGCAATGCCAAACTCGGGGAAAACCCGCAACTGCTGACACTGGACGGTGCCAACAGTTACGCCACCACCACCGGACCAGCGGTCGATGAGACCGGTTCCTTCACTGTCAGCGCGCTGACCCGGGCAGATTCCGCCAAGCTGATCGGCAAGGCCGACGGCTACACCATGAGCGTCGCCAAGCAGAAGATCGGCAATGAGGCGTCGTGGGCCCTGAAGCTGGTCAAACTGGCCGACGACATCGACGGTGACGGCAAACCCGAATGCCTCTGGCGTTTCGAGCGCACCAAGGTCGACGCCACGGGGAAGAAGACCGCAACGACGCAGGTGTCGGCCACCGCTGTGGCGATCCTTGACGAACTCGTGCATGTCACCGGCGTGTACAACGCGGCCGAGGCGTTCGACGACGGCGACGCCACCCGGTTCGGCACACTGCACCTCTTCGTCGGCGCCGACGAGCAGGCGGACGAAGCGACCGAGCCGAACTTCGCCGATCCGCAGCAGGGCACCGGCGAGCTCGCCATCGGCCGTGGCCACAGCAACGGCACACCTGGCGAATACCTGCCCGGTGCGGTGGAGGACTTGCGCATCTGGACCGGAGCCATGGAGAGCCGTCAGATCGCCGAGCGAGTCCTTGGCGAGGCGACGCCCACCGGCTGA
- a CDS encoding polymorphic toxin-type HINT domain-containing protein, translated as MGRAAAVLSLAMLPGLLAPIEYRAEAQDKGLGRPDLPAPREADLRPVATEPDKKSAAALKKAEAADKAAAGRARDQQAVKPAWPKPGTVTVDVPTTGTTRVTAGSLPITIAAPKSGRTKAADAVTLTVLNRKTAQAAGVDGVLLTAQGKHKGAARLTVDYRKFAAAGGDFGGRLRLVQLPACALTTPDKRVCRVQTELVSSNDPRAAAVAGDITLAQPSASNADRPTAASTATTRQATVLAVTAGASSGLGNYKATPLSASSTWEAGGSSGSFSWSYPFGVPAPAAGPGPDLALSYDSSSVDGRTANTNNQGSLVGEGFDLTSSYIERKYHSCDDDGQTDKFDLCWKYTNASMVLNGKASELVKDDTSGEWRLKNDDASKVEHLTDTALENGDSSGEYWRVTTGDGTRYTFGLHKLPGAPSGERTNSVWTAPVFGDDEGEPGYAGGTTFAGRWDVQAWRWNLDMVEDTYGNAMTYWYATEKNFYAKNGVDSPGTEYVRGGYLKEIRYGQRAGALFSATPAASHKVTFPVAERCLAASSGCDSLDEAHRTNWPDVPYDAICKEGDACTGLGSPTFFTRKRLTAVETYFWNTKLTTPAFDQVDSWKLKHLYLDPGEVGDSSDQSLWLDEIQRTGTYGTDIALPAVKFGHQMFKNRVDGTGDNILPLGKPRLSTIVSETGQQTTVSYLPAECTAGMTKPAEDKNTKRCYPVYWSPNGGSVPQLDWFQKYPVSDVRLGSIYGGTLAVNHHYDYSGGGAWHYNDDPMTVEKERTWSVWRGFEKVTRTIGDDTGPKSKDVTVFLRGMHGDKQKDGSTRTVEVTGIKAPKITDLDRYAGVTREQVTYDGGEEVSGKVSDPWSKKTATQHKSYADTEAYYVRTEAGHARTRVTSGGAATDRTRTTRTTFDDYGMPLTVEDSGTEASGDEVCTRTWYARNTTAGLTALVSREQMVAKACSVATGLLDLPADDSRPGDVIADTATAYDTTTWSAAQSPTKGEVRWIGRANGYDASDNPVWQKVTATDYDTLGRATLVSNNIGSSTRTTYTPAAAGPLTQTEVVNAKQHKAITVMDAGRGLPLKTTDPNNRITEQSYDSLGRMTEVWLPNRSRALSQGGNYKFGYSISSTAPSWLSTSTLGRTQYNTSYEIFDALQRPRQTQAPSPRGGRVVNETMYDDRGLAVETNADLWDSTAPSGELVGTAGGSAPLHTDTSFDGTGRSTQVVTKTYNTTRWTTSSSYTGDSVTTTAPAGGNAVTVLSNLLGQVTERREYPNPTATGTPATTKFTYAPGGQTKTMTGPDDKQWSYGYDLMGRRTTTTDPDSGITRSTYTSLDLLDTSRDAEQRKLIYGYDELGRKTDLWQTEKTDANKLANWTFDTVTNGKGYPAAATRYVGGKAYTQRVTTYNSLYQPLSSELQLPAAADEPLVAAGVPQTLKFETAYNVDGTVQYTREPVVAGMPATGTQAYEQIDYTYNTLGMPNTAKGVTGYLLGTTYTPVGLLEQQTLGSDSAGKKVYVANQYEDGTRRLTESDVTTDTHSYMVQDLKYSYDAVGNVTAVSDTATWQGTSQADHQCFAYDGHRRLTEAWTPKTADCSSSGRSTSNLGGAAPYWSSYTYNNAGQRKTETQHGLSGDTEITSTHGTTTGQPHPLTKTETKVPGSSTPTTHDYKYDATGNTTSRPGTKATQTLAWNSEGRLAETSEPAAESQPATGTKYVYDADGELLIRRAATTDGETVLYLGATEVKLSVSGGGKDKALSGTRYYAGGAVRTVGAGKNELTFQAGDHHGTMSLSVKADATQTATRRYLTPFGGPRGNEPTTWPDDKAFLGKPADETTGLTHVGAREYDPAIGQFISVDPVLDGNNAWSLNGYSYANNSPITQSDPSGLYCDGCSVNNPGSAWKPENGPGCTHNACYDHDGKVEYAISHGGGGTGGNSVGNSGGGNSSKQPEIVPGVAIPTEEDLRNRGYDPLKNQTYSQLLVKWSDSKCLSDPAGDACKALNALGWVSPTQDFLEFIGVRDAIDCAKGSVSGCVWTAVGLLPVGKLAKAAKLVKSGDNAAAAAMACVRRSFLPGTQVLMADGSTKNIEDLRVGDEVLATDPETGKTAPQEVTAALLSEGVKDLVKIAIEDERGSRQTVTATDNHPFWVIDLGQWVDARDLKPGQRLRTSAGTPAQVEAIQRWTQIARVHNLTVDELHTYYVLAGPTSVLVHNSGGGGSNPWANAHEWPTGQKFPTGGDTRGAVSGPSNGILYRTGVNGEITNYSVYDESGIILRRVDLVGESHKGVDTPHVQEFHRNQTPDGRVFPYQGQTARPTGPDDLPPMGC; from the coding sequence ATGGGGCGTGCGGCCGCGGTTCTGTCGTTGGCCATGCTGCCGGGGCTGCTGGCTCCCATCGAGTACCGAGCCGAGGCTCAGGACAAGGGCCTCGGCCGACCGGATCTGCCCGCCCCTCGCGAAGCCGACCTGCGGCCTGTCGCCACCGAGCCGGACAAGAAGAGTGCCGCTGCACTGAAGAAGGCGGAGGCCGCCGACAAGGCCGCGGCCGGACGGGCGCGCGACCAGCAGGCGGTGAAGCCCGCATGGCCGAAGCCAGGGACCGTCACGGTCGACGTACCGACCACCGGCACCACGCGCGTCACAGCCGGATCCCTGCCCATCACCATCGCCGCCCCCAAGTCCGGGCGCACCAAGGCAGCCGACGCGGTGACCCTCACGGTCCTCAACCGGAAGACGGCTCAAGCGGCCGGCGTCGACGGAGTGCTGCTCACCGCCCAGGGCAAACACAAGGGCGCCGCTCGCCTGACGGTGGACTACCGCAAGTTCGCCGCCGCGGGCGGGGACTTCGGCGGCCGGCTCCGCCTCGTGCAGCTGCCCGCGTGTGCCTTGACCACACCCGACAAGCGTGTCTGCCGCGTCCAGACGGAGCTCGTCTCCTCCAACGACCCTCGGGCCGCCGCGGTGGCGGGAGACATCACGCTGGCTCAGCCGTCGGCCTCGAACGCCGATCGGCCCACGGCCGCCAGCACAGCCACCACGCGCCAGGCGACCGTGCTCGCCGTCACGGCAGGCGCCTCCTCAGGGCTGGGCAACTACAAGGCCACTCCGCTGTCGGCCTCCTCCACCTGGGAAGCCGGTGGCTCGTCCGGCTCGTTCAGCTGGAGTTACCCGTTCGGCGTGCCCGCCCCGGCGGCCGGACCCGGCCCGGATCTGGCCCTCTCCTACGACTCCAGCAGTGTGGACGGCCGGACCGCCAACACCAACAACCAGGGCTCCCTCGTCGGAGAGGGCTTCGATCTCACCTCCTCCTACATCGAGCGCAAGTACCACTCGTGCGACGACGACGGCCAGACCGACAAGTTCGACCTGTGCTGGAAGTACACCAACGCCTCGATGGTGCTCAACGGCAAGGCCTCCGAACTGGTCAAGGACGACACCAGCGGTGAGTGGCGGCTGAAGAACGACGACGCGTCCAAGGTCGAGCACCTGACCGACACGGCTCTCGAGAACGGCGACAGCAGTGGCGAGTACTGGCGGGTGACGACGGGCGACGGCACCAGGTACACCTTCGGCCTGCACAAGCTGCCCGGCGCCCCGAGCGGCGAGCGCACCAACTCCGTGTGGACCGCGCCGGTATTCGGAGACGACGAAGGCGAGCCGGGGTACGCCGGTGGCACCACCTTCGCCGGGCGATGGGACGTCCAGGCCTGGCGCTGGAACCTCGACATGGTCGAGGACACTTACGGCAACGCCATGACCTACTGGTACGCCACGGAGAAGAACTTCTACGCCAAGAACGGTGTCGATTCCCCGGGCACGGAGTACGTCCGTGGCGGTTACTTGAAGGAGATCCGTTACGGCCAGCGCGCCGGTGCACTGTTCAGTGCTACCCCGGCGGCCTCGCACAAGGTCACGTTCCCGGTCGCGGAGCGCTGCCTGGCGGCGTCTTCGGGCTGCGACAGCTTGGACGAGGCGCACCGCACCAACTGGCCAGACGTGCCCTACGACGCGATCTGCAAGGAGGGGGACGCCTGTACCGGCCTGGGCAGCCCCACGTTCTTCACCCGCAAGCGGTTGACCGCAGTCGAAACGTACTTCTGGAACACGAAGCTGACCACCCCGGCCTTCGACCAGGTCGACTCCTGGAAGCTCAAGCACCTCTATCTGGATCCGGGCGAGGTCGGCGACTCGTCGGACCAGTCGCTGTGGCTGGACGAGATCCAGCGCACGGGAACCTACGGCACCGACATCGCGCTGCCCGCCGTCAAGTTCGGCCACCAGATGTTCAAGAACCGCGTGGACGGTACGGGCGACAACATCCTGCCGCTGGGCAAGCCGCGACTGTCCACGATCGTCTCCGAAACCGGCCAGCAGACCACTGTCAGCTACCTGCCCGCCGAGTGCACGGCCGGTATGACCAAACCGGCGGAGGACAAGAACACCAAGCGCTGCTACCCGGTGTACTGGTCGCCCAACGGGGGCTCCGTCCCCCAGCTCGACTGGTTCCAGAAGTACCCCGTCTCGGATGTGCGCCTCGGCTCCATCTACGGCGGCACCCTGGCCGTCAACCACCACTACGACTACTCCGGCGGCGGTGCGTGGCACTACAACGACGACCCCATGACCGTGGAGAAGGAACGCACCTGGTCCGTCTGGCGCGGCTTCGAGAAGGTCACGCGCACCATTGGTGACGACACCGGACCGAAGTCCAAGGACGTCACCGTCTTCCTGCGCGGCATGCACGGCGACAAGCAGAAGGACGGCTCCACCCGCACGGTGGAGGTCACAGGGATCAAAGCCCCGAAGATCACCGACCTGGATCGCTACGCAGGTGTCACCCGAGAGCAGGTCACCTACGACGGCGGCGAGGAGGTCTCCGGGAAGGTCAGCGACCCCTGGTCGAAGAAGACCGCCACGCAACACAAGTCGTACGCCGACACCGAGGCCTACTACGTCCGCACCGAGGCCGGCCACGCCCGCACCCGGGTGACCTCGGGCGGCGCCGCCACGGACAGGACGCGCACCACCCGGACGACCTTCGACGACTACGGCATGCCTCTCACGGTGGAGGACTCCGGTACCGAAGCTTCCGGCGACGAGGTCTGCACGCGAACCTGGTACGCCCGCAACACCACCGCAGGGCTCACCGCGCTGGTCTCCCGTGAGCAGATGGTTGCCAAGGCGTGCAGCGTGGCCACGGGCCTGCTCGACCTTCCGGCCGACGATTCCCGTCCCGGCGATGTGATCGCCGACACCGCCACCGCGTACGACACCACCACATGGTCGGCCGCTCAGTCGCCCACCAAGGGTGAGGTGCGGTGGATCGGTCGGGCCAACGGATATGACGCCTCGGACAATCCGGTCTGGCAGAAGGTGACCGCGACCGACTACGACACCCTCGGTCGCGCGACCCTGGTCTCGAACAACATCGGGAGCAGCACCCGGACCACCTACACTCCTGCGGCTGCCGGCCCGCTGACCCAGACCGAGGTGGTCAACGCCAAGCAGCACAAGGCCATCACGGTGATGGACGCCGGCCGGGGCCTTCCGCTGAAGACCACCGATCCCAACAACCGCATTACCGAGCAGAGTTACGACAGCCTCGGCCGGATGACCGAGGTGTGGCTGCCGAACCGGTCCCGTGCCCTGAGCCAGGGCGGCAACTACAAGTTCGGCTACAGCATCTCGAGCACCGCCCCTTCGTGGCTCTCGACATCGACGCTGGGCAGGACCCAGTACAACACCAGCTACGAGATCTTCGACGCGCTTCAGCGACCACGCCAGACACAGGCGCCCTCCCCGCGAGGAGGCAGGGTCGTCAACGAGACCATGTACGACGATCGCGGCCTGGCGGTCGAGACCAACGCCGACCTCTGGGACTCCACCGCTCCGTCAGGCGAGTTGGTCGGCACGGCGGGTGGGTCCGCGCCGCTGCACACCGACACGAGCTTCGACGGCACCGGTCGGTCGACCCAGGTGGTGACCAAGACCTACAACACCACACGCTGGACCACCAGCAGCAGCTACACCGGAGACTCCGTCACCACCACCGCGCCGGCCGGCGGCAACGCCGTGACCGTGCTGAGCAATCTGCTCGGACAGGTCACCGAGCGACGCGAGTACCCCAACCCCACCGCGACCGGCACGCCGGCCACCACCAAGTTCACCTACGCCCCCGGCGGCCAGACGAAGACGATGACCGGGCCGGACGACAAGCAGTGGTCCTACGGCTACGACCTCATGGGGCGTCGAACCACCACCACCGACCCGGACAGTGGCATCACAAGGTCCACGTACACCAGCCTGGATCTGCTCGACACCAGTAGAGACGCCGAACAGCGAAAGCTGATCTACGGCTACGACGAGCTCGGCCGCAAGACGGACCTGTGGCAGACCGAGAAGACCGACGCCAACAAGCTCGCCAACTGGACCTTCGACACGGTCACGAACGGCAAGGGCTACCCGGCCGCCGCCACGCGCTACGTCGGCGGCAAGGCCTACACACAGAGGGTCACCACCTACAACAGCCTCTACCAGCCCCTGTCCTCCGAACTGCAGCTGCCCGCGGCGGCCGACGAGCCGCTCGTCGCGGCGGGGGTGCCGCAGACCCTGAAGTTCGAAACCGCCTACAACGTCGACGGCACTGTGCAGTACACCCGCGAGCCGGTCGTGGCCGGCATGCCCGCCACGGGCACGCAGGCCTACGAGCAGATCGACTACACGTACAACACCCTGGGCATGCCCAACACGGCCAAGGGCGTGACCGGTTATCTGCTGGGCACCACGTACACGCCCGTCGGCCTGCTGGAGCAGCAGACCCTGGGCAGCGACTCGGCGGGCAAGAAGGTCTATGTCGCCAACCAGTACGAGGACGGCACGCGCCGCCTGACGGAGTCGGACGTCACCACCGACACCCACAGCTACATGGTGCAGGACCTCAAGTACTCCTACGACGCCGTGGGCAACGTCACCGCGGTGTCCGACACCGCCACCTGGCAGGGCACCTCACAGGCGGATCACCAGTGCTTCGCGTACGACGGTCACCGCCGCCTCACGGAAGCCTGGACCCCGAAGACCGCGGACTGTTCGAGCTCCGGCCGCAGCACTTCCAACTTGGGGGGTGCAGCGCCCTATTGGTCCAGCTACACGTACAACAACGCGGGCCAGCGCAAGACCGAGACCCAGCACGGCCTTTCGGGTGACACTGAGATCACCTCGACCCACGGCACAACCACCGGGCAGCCGCACCCTCTGACGAAGACCGAAACGAAGGTCCCGGGAAGCTCGACTCCGACCACGCACGACTACAAGTACGACGCCACGGGCAACACCACCAGCAGGCCGGGCACCAAGGCGACGCAGACTCTGGCCTGGAACAGCGAAGGCCGACTCGCCGAAACCAGCGAGCCCGCAGCCGAATCCCAGCCGGCCACCGGCACCAAGTACGTCTACGACGCGGACGGCGAGCTCCTCATCCGCCGCGCCGCCACCACCGATGGCGAGACGGTCCTGTACCTCGGCGCCACGGAGGTGAAGCTCTCGGTCTCGGGCGGCGGCAAGGACAAGGCACTCTCAGGCACCCGCTATTACGCGGGAGGCGCCGTACGAACCGTCGGCGCGGGCAAGAATGAACTCACCTTCCAGGCGGGTGACCACCACGGCACCATGAGCCTGAGCGTAAAGGCGGATGCCACCCAGACGGCAACCCGCCGCTACCTCACACCGTTCGGAGGTCCACGCGGCAACGAGCCCACCACCTGGCCGGACGACAAAGCCTTCCTCGGAAAGCCCGCTGACGAGACAACCGGCCTGACCCATGTCGGGGCTCGCGAATACGACCCTGCCATCGGCCAGTTCATCAGCGTCGACCCCGTCCTCGACGGCAACAACGCCTGGTCCCTCAACGGCTACAGCTACGCGAACAACAGCCCCATCACTCAGTCGGACCCGAGCGGTCTGTACTGCGACGGCTGCAGTGTGAACAACCCCGGCTCGGCCTGGAAGCCGGAGAACGGCCCGGGATGCACGCACAACGCGTGCTACGACCACGATGGGAAAGTCGAGTACGCGATCAGCCACGGTGGTGGTGGCACGGGTGGCAACAGTGTCGGCAACAGCGGCGGTGGCAACTCAAGCAAGCAACCTGAGATCGTCCCCGGGGTGGCCATTCCCACGGAGGAAGATCTCCGGAACCGTGGGTACGACCCATTGAAGAACCAGACGTATTCCCAGCTTCTCGTGAAGTGGTCGGACAGTAAGTGTCTAAGTGACCCGGCTGGCGACGCCTGCAAAGCGCTCAATGCTCTGGGGTGGGTCAGCCCGACGCAGGACTTCCTGGAGTTCATCGGCGTACGCGACGCCATCGACTGCGCCAAGGGAAGCGTCAGCGGCTGCGTGTGGACGGCAGTGGGGCTGCTGCCGGTGGGGAAGCTCGCCAAGGCGGCGAAACTCGTCAAGAGCGGCGACAATGCAGCCGCCGCGGCAATGGCTTGCGTGAGGAGGAGTTTCCTCCCCGGCACTCAGGTACTCATGGCCGACGGCAGTACCAAGAACATCGAGGACCTACGGGTCGGTGACGAAGTCTTGGCGACGGATCCTGAGACGGGGAAGACGGCGCCGCAAGAGGTGACCGCCGCACTCTTGAGCGAAGGAGTCAAGGATCTAGTAAAGATCGCTATCGAAGATGAACGGGGCAGTCGGCAGACGGTAACCGCCACCGACAATCATCCCTTCTGGGTCATAGACCTGGGCCAGTGGGTGGATGCTCGTGACCTCAAACCTGGTCAGAGGCTCCGTACCTCCGCGGGCACCCCAGCTCAGGTCGAGGCCATCCAGCGCTGGACCCAGATCGCTCGTGTGCACAACCTGACCGTTGACGAACTGCACACGTACTATGTGCTGGCGGGACCCACCTCGGTTCTCGTTCACAATTCCGGGGGTGGCGGAAGCAACCCGTGGGCGAATGCGCACGAGTGGCCGACCGGGCAGAAGTTTCCGACGGGCGGAGACACCCGGGGTGCTGTCTCCGGACCGTCGAACGGGATTCTTTACCGAACCGGTGTGAATGGTGAGATAACGAACTACTCCGTCTATGACGAGAGTGGGATAATCTTGAGGAGGGTGGACCTCGTCGGAGAATCTCACAAGGGTGTTGATACTCCGCACGTCCAGGAATTCCACCGAAACCAGACTCCCGACGGCAGGGTCTTCCCGTACCAGGGGCAGACCGCCCGTCCGACGGGTCCGGACGACCTCCCGCCCATGGGGTGTTGA
- a CDS encoding DUF397 domain-containing protein — MTDLHWQKSTYSETASSCVYLAAPSAGMILLRESDEPETLLITGPLQLAALISTLHTPHKPPRT; from the coding sequence GTGACCGATCTCCACTGGCAGAAGTCCACATACAGCGAGACAGCGTCCTCCTGCGTCTATCTCGCCGCCCCCTCCGCCGGAATGATCCTCCTCAGAGAAAGCGACGAACCGGAAACCCTGCTCATAACCGGCCCGCTCCAGCTTGCGGCACTGATATCCACCCTGCACACACCACACAAGCCACCGCGGACATAG